The following coding sequences lie in one Labrus bergylta chromosome 13, fLabBer1.1, whole genome shotgun sequence genomic window:
- the LOC136181321 gene encoding nucleolar and coiled-body phosphoprotein 1-like: MPKIESQKTSTDNAPRTPEKRQCISTLTQKKVPTPESESKSQAVSLPSKSLKKTSNNVPKTPEKPQRIVMPTQKKVSTPEIVSGSKSQANSLPFKPVEKSSSNVCKTSEKMPKIEMPSLKKLLTPAIGSVSKPKFVGMPSKPLDKNTDNFRKTPVKSQPTVATDKEKVSTPKIVSVTKSKAVSLTSKPLEKTPDRPQDRVTRSQKKVSKPATASVSKSQANSLPSKPVEKSSSNVCKTPEKMPKIESQKTSTDNAPRTPEKRQCISTSTQKKVPTPESESKSQAVSLPSKSLKKTSNNVPKTPEKPQRIVMPTRKKVSTPEIVSGSKSQANSLPSKPVEKSSSNVCKTPEKMPKIESQKKSTDNAHRTPEKAAGHINVDSEKGSHT, from the coding sequence atgccaaaaatagagTCCCAGAAAAcatccactgacaatgcccctagAACACCTGAAAAACGGCAGTGCATATCAACGTtgactcagaaaaaggttcccacacctgaaagtGAGTCAAAGTCCCaggcagtcagtctgccctCAAAGTCCCTTAAAAAAACCTCTAATAatgtccctaaaacacctgaaaaaccgcagcgcatagtaatgCCGActcaaaaaaaggtttccacacctgaaattgtgtcagggtcaaagtcccaggcaaacagtctgccctTCAAACCCGTGGAAAAATCCTCTagtaatgtctgtaaaacatcggaaaaaatgccaaaaatagagATGCCCAGtctcaaaaagcttttgacacctGCAATTGGATCAGTTTCAAAACCCAAGTTTGTCGGTATGCCCTCAAAACCCCTTgataaaaacactgacaacttcCGTAAAACACCAGTCAAATCCCAGCCTACTGTGGCAACGGATAAGGAAAAGGTTTCCACACCTAAAATTGTATCGGTGACAAAATCCAAGGCAGTAAGTCTGACCTCCAAACCCCTTGAAAAAACACCAGACAGACCCCAGGACAGAGTGACACGGtctcaaaaaaaggtttcaaaacctGCAACTGCATCAGTGTCAAAAtcccaggcaaacagtctgccctccaaacccgTGGAAAAATCCTCTagtaatgtctgtaaaacacctgaaaaaatgccaaaaatagagTCCCAGAAAAcatccactgacaatgcccctagAACACCTGAAAAACGGCAGTGCATATcaacgtcgactcagaaaaaggttcccacacctgaaagtGAGTCAAAGTCCCaggcagtcagtctgccctCAAAGTCCCTTAAAAAAACCTCTAATAatgtccctaaaacacctgaaaaaccgcagcgcatagtaatgCCGACTCGAAAAAAGGTTTccacacctgaaattgtgtCAGGGTCAAAAtcccaggcaaacagtctgccctccaaacccgTGGAAAAATCCTCTagtaatgtctgtaaaacaccggaaaaaatgccaaaaatagagTCCCagaaaaaatccactgacaatgcccaTAGAACACCTGAAAAAGCGGCAGGGCATATcaacgtcgactcagaaaaaggttcccacacctga